One genomic window of Lytechinus variegatus isolate NC3 chromosome 1, Lvar_3.0, whole genome shotgun sequence includes the following:
- the LOC121418281 gene encoding protein ABHD13-like: MTENDGGRYEEVEINGSEDPTSTLLEDTQTEANGNTTTHQPVASSRRSSAMSNAASILRFFILLLLRVCLRFWKVCVAELLIVVLVFWMYGGIIVFFLMIAALLTVVYNMQDFLLYFPDNPKMSTVFVPSAAILELPYENLTIKTSDWVKISGVLLKQPPDRAARSPTILFLHGNAGNLGHRLFNAKMLYTVCHCNILLLDYRGYGRSEGTPSESGLYTDAQSALDYLHTRRDIDPTQLFIFGRSLGGAVAIHIASQKMNMGRLKGLIIENTFTSIQEMGSHLFAGAVSWIPLCLVKNKFLSNRKVASIHTSTMFLAGTVDELVPPKMMKELFMRCRAPKKSMYCFTGGTHNETWHCENYFQTIRDYIWKVPGSRRGESSYNPPHSNHPHHHHHHHQHHHPLSGSAVPSNASVVFNA, translated from the exons ATGACTGAGAATGATGGAGGCAGGTATGAAGAAGTAGAAATCAACGGTAGCGAGGATCCCACCAGTACTCTGCTGGAAGATACTCAGACCGAAGCCAACGGCAACACCACCACGCATCAACCAGTGGCATCGTCAAGACGCTCTAGTGCAATGTCTAACGCTGCCTCCATCCTGCGTTTTTTTATCTTGTTGCTGCTGAGAGTGTGTCTCCGTTTCTGGAAGGTGTGTGTCGCTGAACTCTTGATTGTAGTCTTGGTCTTCTGGATGTATGGAGGGATCATTGTTTTCTTCCTTATGATTGCAGCTCTTCTTA CTGTGGTATACAATATGCAAGACTTCCTCCTGTACTTCCCTGACAACCCCAAGATGTCAACTGTCTTCGTCCCATCAGCAGCCATCTTGGAACTTCCATACGAGAATCTAACTATAAAGACATCGGACTGGGTCAAAATTAGTGGAGTTTTACTCAAGCAGCCTCCAGACAGAGCGGCGAGATCACCTACAATTCTGTTTCTCCATGGCAATGCTGGAAACCTTGGACATAG ATTATTTAATGCTAAGATGCTCTATACAGTGTGCCATTGTAATATCCTATTACTTGACTACAGAGGGTATGGTAGAAGTGAAGGAACTCCATCAGAATCAG GTCTGTACACAGACGCCCAGTCGGCATTGGACTACCTTCACACGAGAAGAGACATTGACCCAACACAACTCTTCATCTTTGGACGATCACTAGGGGGCGCTGTTGCAATCCATATAGCATCACAGAAGATGAACATGGGGAGGTTAAAGGGGCTTATCATAGAAAACACCTTCACCTCAATACAAGAGATGGGTAGCCACTTATTTGCAGGAGCAGTCAGCTGGATCCCGCTTTGTTTAGTCAAGAATAAG TTTTTATCAAATAGGAAAGTAGCATCTATACACACATCAACCATGTTCTTAGCCGGTACTGTGGATGAGCTAGTACCCcctaaaatgatgaaagaattATTTATG CGATGTAGAGCTCCAAAGAAGTCAATGTATTGTTTTACCGGAGGGACACACAACGAGACGTGGCATTGTGAGAACTACTTCCAAACAATCAGAGACTATATATGGAAA GTCCCTGGTAGCAGAAGAGGAGAGAGCAGCTACAACCCTCCACACTCTAACCacccacatcatcatcatcatcatcatcaacaccatcatccaCTCTCAGGAAGTGCAGTCCCTTCCAATGCATCCGTAGTCTTCAATGCATAA